Below is a genomic region from Flammeovirgaceae bacterium SG7u.111.
AGAATACTTGAACATAAATAGGGGAAACCGTTTTGTTTCCTTGACTTCCACCGCTTCCAAAGCGAGGGGGTTGCATAATTATATTGTGGAAAATGGGGGAGAAGACCACCCAAATGCCAAGGTCAACTTTAAGCTTGGAGATGTGATTACTACAGTAATAAAAACAGCCAACGAAGAGTCCATTATTGTTTCCCACGACACCAACTTACCTAGGCCGTATGCACTAGGTTTCAGGGTGCAGGGTACAAAAGGAATTTGGATGGATGTGAACAAATCTTTGCACCTAGAAGGGGTAAGCCCGGCGCATAATTGGGAAAGTACCGACAAGTATTTTGAGGAATATCAGCATCCGCTGTGGAAAAACCATGCAAGCAAAGCAGAAGGCGCTGGCCATGGCGGCATGGACTGGTTTGTGGTTCATGCTTTTGTAGAATCCATCAAAAGAAAAGCCCCAACCCCAATGGATGCCTATGATGCCGCTGCTTGGAGTGCCATCACCCCACTTTCAGAAATGTCTATTGCCGATGGCAGCGACTCTGTCGATTTCCCAGACTTCACCCGTGGCCAATGGATGACCAATAAGCCGATTTTCGCATTGGATGGCGAGTATTGAGAAATTTTGTTTATAAGTGAAATTTGCCCAGCAAGGCAAGCCTCGCTGTTGAGGGAAGGTAGTTCTACCAAAAAATATCATGAATTACTTTTAAGAACTCCTTTTTTCTAGACTTGGAAATAGGTACAATTTCCTCATTTTCCATGATGATGTAGCCAGTTTCTGTGTTCGATAGCTCTTTAATGTATTTGAGGTTTATTAAGAAAGACCTATGACATCTGAAAAATAAAGATCGGTTTTCTAGTTGTTCTACAAAGAATTTTAGAGGCTTGGTAATCAGTGTTGTATCTTTGTTTTTCAGGTAAATTTTGGTGTACATGCCATCGGCTTTAAGCAAGATGATATCATCATGTGCCACAAACAAAACCCCACGCGGAACCTCTAAAGCGATTTTGTTTACGGACAGCTGCTGTATGTTTTTTTGGAGAATTTCGAGACGAGAATTCAATTCATGTTTTTGGATCGCCTCTTCTGCTTTCTGTACCGCGGTTTTTAGCTCATTGATATCGATAGGTTTGAGGAGGTAGTCAATGGCTGATAATTTGAAAGCTTCAATTGCATATTCATTGTATGCAGTTGTGAAAATGATTTGGAAGTTGACAGGTCCATCAAAGAAATCGAGGATTTGCAAACCATGTATTTTAGGCATTTCAATGTCCAAAAACACGATGTCTGGCTTTTCTTTTTTTATCAGCTGCACGCCTTCCTCTAGGTTAGAAGCTTCCAATATCTGCTGGATAGATGGGCAGTTTTCGTGTATGAGGTGAGTGAGGAGATGTCTCGCTTTTTTTTCGTCATCTATGATAATACTGTTCATCTTGTTCTCTGTTCAATGGGTATAAGGATGCTGACCAAAGTACCTTTAGGTTCTTTTTTTTCTATTAAATCTTTTATTTCTACTTTGATATGGGTTTTATGGCTAGCGTTATATAAGTCTATACGCTCTTGGTTGGCTTTGGTAGCAAAAGAAGCGGGTCGGTTTTTTTGTTGGTTTATTTTTTTTGACATTTCTCTACCTATCCCATTGTCTTCCACGGTGCAAACAAGCCTATTGAGGTTTTCGTCCATGTAAAAATTCACCTTCAGCAACCTGTTGTTTTTTTTGTGCAAAAGCCCATGTTTAATAGCATTTTCTACATAAGGTTGTATAAAAATAGAAGGTACCATCAGGTAGTTGGTATTGAGTTTTTTGTCAATATTTAACTCATACTCCATTTCTTCCTCAAAGCGTATTTTTTCAAGCTCCAGATAAAAGGTGAGGGCATCTATTTCTGACTTTAGGGTCACTTCATTTTTTTGGCTATGCTCTAAGTACATACGAATGAGACGTGAAAACTTAACTAGGTACGAGCTGGCAAGCTCTCTTTCGTTGTGGATGATGTAGTCTTGGATAGAATTGAGTGCATTGAAAATGAAATGAGGGTTCATTTGAGAGCGAAGGTTCTCAAGTTTTAGTTTACTCAGCCTTTTTTCTTGAAGCAGCTTGTCGTATTCTACCATCTGTTTCTTTTCGTGCCTCCTCACTTTCTTTTGGAAATAGAATACTAAAGAAATACTCAAAAATGATACACAGAGGGTAATGAACCACCACTCTTTCCAAAAAGGGATTTTGATTTTGATGTCGATTTGCTTAGTGGTGCTACTTTCTTTGTTTACCCCCATAACGGTTTTTACCTTAAAAGAATAGCTTCCTGCAGGTAAGCTATTGTACTTCACAAATGCAACACCTTGTTGTGTTTTTTGCCAAGTGGTATCGAAACCCTCTAATTTATAGGCATATTTTAAGTACTTCCCTGATTGATACCCATTGGCATGAAAGGAAAATGCTAAGGAGTTTCTGTCATAAGGCAGGGTAAACTCTTTATGGAGGGTAGTGTCTTGGTCACCTATGGTCACTTTGGTGAAGTACACTTCAGGTATTTTTCTGTTTTTGAACAGACCTTGGAAATAGACAGGGATTGTATATAGGTTTTTGCGAGAGGAAAAAACTAACAAACTATCAGTGAAAGCCATGCTTGTGATAAAGTTGTTTAGTCCGTCTTGTTGCGTAAGGGTTGCTACCTCGCCAGATTCCATGTCTATTTTTTGCAGTTGGTTTTTAGAGCTTATCCAAATAGAGTTGCCTACCGAGCAAAGGTTAGAGATATCCTTGCCTACTAGCCCGTCTTTTTGGGTGAATGTTTTTGTTACCTCGCCATCTGTTATTCCAAGCAATCCTAAATGACTGTTTGCTCCCCATATAGTACCATCTTTTGTTTTTACCAAGTGTGTTGCTTGGAAAGGTTCGCCTTTGAAAAAAATAGGAGAGGCATTCCATAAGCTGTCATACTTCATCAATTGGTCGATATATCCAATATAGGTAGTGTTGTTTTTCTGGTCGCTTATCACCGAATAAGGACGTTTGTTTTCTATTATTTTGGTAGAGGGGCTGGGGGAATATATATTTTGATAAAGTAATGCTTTGTTGTAGGTAAGGTAAACTATGTCTTGTCCTATAAGCTCAAACCCTTTAGCTACGGCAAAACGGTTTCCTTCGTCCGTTAGCTTACGAGTGGTAAGGTTGTATGAATAACTCATACGGCTGTTTGTGCTTATGAACAAATGCTGGGTGGAGGGGTCGTAGAGTATTCTGTTCACACTTTTAGAAGATACCAAATCAATCGTTTGGGCAGAATTTGTTTGAATATTTAGTAAATATATCATGCCGTTTGTAGTACCTACTGCCACGTTTTTTTTACCAATGTATTCTAAGCACGATATATTCCCCTCTATCCCTAAGTTGGGCAACTGTTTGATGTGGATGTTGGGAATTACATATATTCCATTTTGGAGGGTGGTGAACCAATAATTCCCATCTTGGTCTTTGAGCATATCGCTCACAATGTCGTCGGGGAAATAGGTTGATTCTAGTATCCAGTTTTGATTGTTTTCTGTGCGGTATACATACACTCCATTGCTGGTGGCAAACCAAAGTTTACCATCTATCTCCTTTACACGGATGATTTTTGATACAGAAAGTAATTCCTTGAATTCCTCCAAGGGTTTTTCATTATTATCTTCAAGCTTGAAAAAACTGCGATGCTCTCTTCTTGAAAAGGTAATAAAAGATGTGTTTTGGTAGGTAAAGAAAAGAGCAGTTGCTCGTAGTTTTTCTTCCCTATAAGAGCCCTCTAGTTTTAATACATGATGCTGATTAAAGGAATAAAAGTCCCCATCGTAGTCGAGGATATATATTTTTTGTCCAACCTTTGCCGAACTGGTTTTGGTTGTTTTACAGAAAAATACTCTTTTTTCGGTATCAATATCAAAAACAAGTATTCCTTCCGACCATACTACATACAGCTCTTTCTCAATTATGTATAGGTCGGCGAGGCTTCCCTTAAGTTCCTGGTGTAGGTCGGCAAATTCTTTGAGCGAATCGCCTTGTGTGTACAAAACCTGCCCGTGGAGGTTTACGCACCAAGTCCGTCCTAAGCTCTCGTCTCTTACTAAAGAAAAAACGGATAACCCTTTTTGATTTTGGCTTGTAAAGTGCTTATACTCTTTGCCGTCGTATCGGTAGAGTCCGCTTCTAGAGGCGA
It encodes:
- a CDS encoding histidine kinase; this translates as MKLIIIFVLHIATLSTVFCQHPLSINISESDGLPDIEFYDIINDAEGYFWFASRSGLYRYDGKEYKHFTSQNQKGLSVFSLVRDESLGRTWCVNLHGQVLYTQGDSLKEFADLHQELKGSLADLYIIEKELYVVWSEGILVFDIDTEKRVFFCKTTKTSSAKVGQKIYILDYDGDFYSFNQHHVLKLEGSYREEKLRATALFFTYQNTSFITFSRREHRSFFKLEDNNEKPLEEFKELLSVSKIIRVKEIDGKLWFATSNGVYVYRTENNQNWILESTYFPDDIVSDMLKDQDGNYWFTTLQNGIYVIPNIHIKQLPNLGIEGNISCLEYIGKKNVAVGTTNGMIYLLNIQTNSAQTIDLVSSKSVNRILYDPSTQHLFISTNSRMSYSYNLTTRKLTDEGNRFAVAKGFELIGQDIVYLTYNKALLYQNIYSPSPSTKIIENKRPYSVISDQKNNTTYIGYIDQLMKYDSLWNASPIFFKGEPFQATHLVKTKDGTIWGANSHLGLLGITDGEVTKTFTQKDGLVGKDISNLCSVGNSIWISSKNQLQKIDMESGEVATLTQQDGLNNFITSMAFTDSLLVFSSRKNLYTIPVYFQGLFKNRKIPEVYFTKVTIGDQDTTLHKEFTLPYDRNSLAFSFHANGYQSGKYLKYAYKLEGFDTTWQKTQQGVAFVKYNSLPAGSYSFKVKTVMGVNKESSTTKQIDIKIKIPFWKEWWFITLCVSFLSISLVFYFQKKVRRHEKKQMVEYDKLLQEKRLSKLKLENLRSQMNPHFIFNALNSIQDYIIHNERELASSYLVKFSRLIRMYLEHSQKNEVTLKSEIDALTFYLELEKIRFEEEMEYELNIDKKLNTNYLMVPSIFIQPYVENAIKHGLLHKKNNRLLKVNFYMDENLNRLVCTVEDNGIGREMSKKINQQKNRPASFATKANQERIDLYNASHKTHIKVEIKDLIEKKEPKGTLVSILIPIEQRTR
- a CDS encoding LytTR family DNA-binding domain-containing protein; amino-acid sequence: MNSIIIDDEKKARHLLTHLIHENCPSIQQILEASNLEEGVQLIKKEKPDIVFLDIEMPKIHGLQILDFFDGPVNFQIIFTTAYNEYAIEAFKLSAIDYLLKPIDINELKTAVQKAEEAIQKHELNSRLEILQKNIQQLSVNKIALEVPRGVLFVAHDDIILLKADGMYTKIYLKNKDTTLITKPLKFFVEQLENRSLFFRCHRSFLINLKYIKELSNTETGYIIMENEEIVPISKSRKKEFLKVIHDIFW